The Cucumis melo cultivar AY chromosome 6, USDA_Cmelo_AY_1.0, whole genome shotgun sequence genome includes a region encoding these proteins:
- the LOC127149730 gene encoding zinc finger BED domain-containing protein RICESLEEPER 2-like, which produces MYVIPLKDNVEGEGDSESSLMATSFTQENCRKLLARMVILDELPLKFVESEGFHQFCRALNPKFVIPSRVTVAKDCFKSIAYLVKKFKGRNGLVLDGECIHIRCCAHMLNLIVSDALKDLYVSIIRIRNVVKYVRSSPARLQIFKDFAKEDKMSTKNCLAMDVLTRWNSTFTMLDGAIKCQKTFERLEEHDPSYLPKDDIPTTEDWDNAKVFVKFLKTFSEVTMKFSASMFVTSNIFFHELCLIQEIIREYSSYENVLLSQMTLSMQTKFNKYWGITTSEKTNLLLYVSVVLDPRYKLAYVNYCFNEFLEEDCAKIWTNKIEEAFRRLCDDYYMRMSKEKYSQTQSCTPIEGFGFQSQSEIPSISSSGSYKARATVHDRFKQSNKTCLDDAKTEVTRYLDEARIDCMGDEYLDLLTWCKVNSSQFKIISQVARDIYSIPISTVPSESAFSTGGRVLDSFRSSLTPQTIEALICAQNWIQSKPLDDMTEEIDGDLFLSQELDFRVEILRFQKQFGYLLAPKHG; this is translated from the exons ATGTATGTAATTCCATTGAAAGATAATGTTGAAGGAGagggagattctgaaagtaGTTTGATGGCTACATCATTCACTCAAGAAAATTGTAGAAAACTACTTGCTAGGATGGTTATCTTGGATGAATTGCCACTTAAGTTCGTAGAAAGTGAAGGATTTCACCAATTTTGTCGGGCATTAAATCCAAAGTTTGTGATTCCATCAAGAGTAACCGTTGCAAAAGATTGTTTCAAAT CCATTGCCTATttggttaaaaagtttaaaggcAGAAATGGGTTGGTGTTGGATGGTGAATGTATTCACATTAGATGTTGTGCCCATATgcttaatttaattgttagtgATGCCTTAAAAGATTTGTATGTGTCTATCATTCGAATCAGAAATGTTGTGAAGTATGTTAGGTCATCTCCTGCTAGATTGcaaatatttaaagattttgCTAAAGAAGATAAGATGTCAACAAAAAATTGTCTTGCAATGGATGTTCTGACACGATGGAATTCTACTTTTACTATGTTGGATGGAGCAATTAAGTGTCAAAAGACTTTTGAAAGATTGGAGGAGCATGACCCTAGTTATTTGCCAAAGGATGATATTCCTACTACTGAAGATTGGGATAATGCAAAAGTGTTTGTAAAGTTCCTAAAGACTTTTTCAGAGGTAACAATGAAGTTTTCTGCATCTATGTTTGTgacttcaaacatattttttcatGAACTTTGTTTGATCCAAGAAATAATTCGTGAATACTCATCGTATGAGAATGTATTATTGAGTCAAATGACATTAAGCATGCAGACAAAATTCAACAAGTATTGGGGTATAACTACAAGTGAGAAGActaatttattattgtatgtTTCTGTAGTTCTTGACCCTAGGTACAAGCTAGCTTATgtgaattattgttttaatgaatttttggaGGAAGATTGTGCAAAAATATGGACGAATAAGATTGAAGAAGCATTTCGTCGATTGTGTGATGATTATTATATGagaatgtcaaaagaaaaatattcacaaacaCAATCATGTACACCTATCGAAGGATTTGGCTTTCAAAGTCAAAGTGAAATACCTTCTATCTCATCTAGTGGATCTTATAAGGCACGTGCTACTGTTCATGATAGATTTAAACAAAGTAACAAAACATGTCTAGATGATGCTAAAACAGAGGTGACTCGTTATCTGGATGAGGCTCGTATAGATTGTATGGGCGATGAATATTTAGATTTGCTAACTTGGTGTAAGGTGAATTCCTCTCAATTTAAGATCATTAGCCAAGTAGCTAGGGACATCTACAGTATTCCTATATCAACTGTGCCTTCTGAGTCCGCCTTTAGCACTGGAGGACGGGTGTTAGATTCTTTTCGAAGTTCTTTAACTCCTCAAACTATAGAGGCACTCATTTGTGCTCAGAATTGGATTCAGTCTAAACCTTTGGATGACATGACTGAAGAAATTGACGGG gatctctttctctctcaagAATTAGACTTTAGAGTTGAGATTTTAAGGTTTCAGAAACAATTTGGTTACTTGCTTGCCCCTAAACATGGATAG